Below is a window of Leisingera sp. S132 DNA.
AAGCTGAGATGCGCGTGCTGGGCAAAGGCGACAGTGTCGACGACACCCGATTCCATTGCGTTATAGGCTTCGGTTGCGGTTACCGAGGTCGGCACCGCACCCACGGCAGAGAACGCCTGACCGATGCCGCCGGTGGCGCGCACCCGCATGTCCTTGAACTCAGCCAGCTCATCGCGCGGCTCGCCGGTGCCGACGATATTGTACTGCGGCATCGGCGAGGTCATCAGCAGCTTGGCGTTCCAACGCGCCAGATCCGCCTGCACCGCCGGATGGGCATAGACCGCATGGCTGACCGCCACTTCCTCCTCCAGCGTGTTCACACCCAGGAACGGCAGTTCCAGAACGGTGATGGTCGGGTTCTTGTCGCGGTGGTAGCCGGCGCAGAACTGCGCCATTTCAAAGGCCCCGATGGAAATCCCGTCGAGGTTTTCCTTGTTCTTAGACAGCCCGCCATAGCTGATGTTCAGGGTGAATTCGCCGCCGGTCTTTTCGCTGACCAGCTCCGCCAGCTTCTCCACATGCTCTGTAAAGGCGCGGCGTTTGCCCCACAGGGACACGTTCCATTCGGTGGCAGCAGCCTCCCCGGCGATGGCAAAACCCGCAGCAGCCGCCACGGCGGCAGTCAGAAATCTGTTCATGATGTAACTCTCCCGAATTGCGCCCTTGTGACTGCCGGCAAAAGGAAATCCGGCCTGGACGCTTGCCCGTCAGGCTAGCGGCAGGGATGCGCCCTGCCAAGCCCCCCGGCAGCAAAGGTGACGCAGCGACTCGCACATCCCTCGCGGCCCGCATTTTGCAGCGGCGGCACAATATGCCGCAGGCGGCGGCCCGGTCCTGCCTGCGGCAGGTCGCCGCTCCCGGGCTGTTGCGCCACCATGAGAGCGCAAACGCCGCCCCTCTCAATTTACAGAAAAAACCATAAAAACAAGAAGCGGTATGCGCCCGCATGCAAATTTATTTTCAACTCCGGCAGGAGTCCTGAAATTCATTTACAGATAAATCCTTTGATACCCGCATTTTATTCACAAATTTTCAGACTGCGGTATTATCTGCCCCCAGGAGGAAACGGTTTGACAGCCACGGCACAGCGTTGTCGTTTGTCTTGCCAATAAATTTCTGGGAGGAACCCGAATGAACGCGCTGCACGCAGACGCTGTCTATCCGCCGTCCGACGAAACCGTTGCCCGCGCGCATGTGAATGCCGCCAAGTATCAGGAGATGTACGAGGCCTCGCTGTCCGATCCCGAAGGGTTCTGGGGTGAGCAAGGCAAGCGCATCGACTGGATCAAACCCTTCACCCAGGTGAAGGACGTGAATTACAACTTCGGCAACGTCTCGATCAACTGGTACG
It encodes the following:
- a CDS encoding C4-dicarboxylate TRAP transporter substrate-binding protein, whose product is MNRFLTAAVAAAAGFAIAGEAAATEWNVSLWGKRRAFTEHVEKLAELVSEKTGGEFTLNISYGGLSKNKENLDGISIGAFEMAQFCAGYHRDKNPTITVLELPFLGVNTLEEEVAVSHAVYAHPAVQADLARWNAKLLMTSPMPQYNIVGTGEPRDELAEFKDMRVRATGGIGQAFSAVGAVPTSVTATEAYNAMESGVVDTVAFAQHAHLSFGTINKADWWTANLNPGTVNCPVVVNTDAYDALSDAEREALDSSVEEAIAHYLENYGALLTKWDGVLAEKGVEKVMISDDQLAEFRKVAADPIRAKWIEDMSAQGLPAQELYDLVQKTLSDVRSGS